GGCGTCGCGGTCGGGGCGCTGATCCGCAGCCAGGTGATCGCGATCACGGTGTCGCTGATCTGGATCTTCGTGGTCGAGCAGCTGGTGTTCGGGCTGCGACCCAGCGCCGGGCAGTGGCTGCCCTTCCAGGCGCTCAACTCCGTGTTCCTGACCGCCGAGACGCGGGCCCAGATGCCCCCGAACGCGCAGTTCCTCGAGCCGGGTGTGGCCCTGGCCGCCTTCCTCGGCTACGTGGTCGTCTTCACGGTCGTCGCTGCGGTCCTCATGCGCGCGCGCGACGTGTGATCGTGCTCGTCGCGGGCGACCTCCGGCCGACCGTCGTGCGGCGGCGGCCCGCCGCACGCGGGACGTAGGCTGGAGATCGACGTCCGAGGAGGGGAGCCGCATGGGTGACCCGGCGTGCTGGAGTGGCCTGGTCTGCGAGGACTGCGGCCGGGTCGTCGAGGTGCCCGAGGACCACGCCGGCTGTGCGACCGCGCCATCCGGCGAGGACGCGGGCGCCCCGGTCGTGCGCTTCGACGGGGACGCGCGGCCCGTCGATGCCGTCACCCGGCCGCGGCCGGAGCGGTGCTCGGATCCAGGGCGGCCAGGAACGCGCTGACGTCGCGAGGTGCGTCGTCGACGGCCGCGAGGCGGGTGACCTCCGGTACGTCGTCGCGGCCCTCCTCGATCAGCCGGCACAGGTTGGCCAGCGCGTCGGCATGCCCGCGGACGCGTTCCTCGGCGTAGCCGGCCGCGTTCCCGCGCAACACCATGTAGGGCCAGTCGGAGGTCATCAGCAGCGCGAGCTCCCGGGCGACCTGCTCGCGGGCCTCGGGCCGGCCGCGTCCACCGGCCAGTGCCGCGCGGGCCGTGGCGATCGCCTCGTCGATCGCCTGCCACATCGGCCGGGTCGTGTCGGCGACCCAGCTGGCGTGGCTCTTCGCATGGCCCCACGACGACTCGGGCAGCCGCAGTCGGCGCGTCGGCGGGTGGCGCTCGCGACGTGACGCCAGCGTCGTCGTCCGCAATTCCGGGTCGGTGGCGACCCGGCGCAGCACCGCCTCCAGCCAGGCGGGCCCCTCGAACCACCAGTGGCCGAACAACTCGGTGTCGTAGGCACAGACGACGACACCGCCGGGACGGTCCGCCAGCGTCCGGCGGAGCTCGCCGTGGAAGTGTTGCGCGTGCGCCTCGACCCGCTCGGCGGCCGCGGCCGGGACGTACGGCTGCTTCGCGTCCGGGGGCAGCGAACGGTCGGTGACCCGCCACGACGGGTGCGTGCCGAACGTGCCGTGCGCGAAGTAGTCGCGGTACCAGACGTCGGCGGGATAGCCGGCGGCGGCCGACCACACGTGGCAGCCGACGTTGAGGTCGCGGGCGAAGGCCGCGACCTCGCCATCGCCGATCAGGACCCCCTCGTGCAGCGCAGGCAGGTCGGCGTACTCGCCGGATGCGAGCACCTCGTTGGCGGTCCAGTCGCGCCCGGGCCGGCCCTCCCCGGCCCACAGCGTGGCCGTGTCGATCAGCACGTGGTCGATGCCGTGGGCGGCGTAGTGCTCCTCGAGGCCGGGAAGCGCCGGTCCCCGCGGCGGCAGGGTCGGGGTGCCGTACCGGTCGACGCGCACCGGTGCGGCGGTGGGGTCGCCGACCGGGCCGCGGGGGCGGTAGCCCATCTCCGGGACCCACAGGCCACGGCTGGGGGCCGGTGCCCAGCCGGCGTGGTCGCCCAGCCCGCTGGCGAGCTGGGCGTCGATCAGCGTCGGGTCCGCGACCAGCGGCAGGTACGGGTGGGTGGCGGGCCCGCCCAGCAGCTGCACCACCCCGCGGGCCGCGAGGTCGGCCCACACCGCGGTCAGCCCGCCGCGTGCCTCGACGTCCTGGTGGTAGGCGAGCAGGTCCGCGAAGTGACGCCAGTAGAACGTGGCGAGTTCGACCACCTCGGGGCCCATGTCCGTGTGCCAGCGCTGCTCCTCGCTGCGCCACATCTGCCCGCCCAGCCACGTGCCGAGGTCACGGGCGAGCCGCGGGTCGCGGACCTGGTGGGCGGCCAGCGGGGTCACGCCGAGCGTGAGGACGTCGCGGTGGCCGTCGTCGGCCAGGCGCTCCAGCATGCGGGTCACCGGGAGCCAGGAGCCCGCCCAGGCCTGGAACAGCCACTCCTCGCCGACCGGCCAGACGCCGTGGCCCTTGAGGTGGGGGAGGTGAGTGTGCAGGACGAGGGCGAACTCGCCGCTCACGCGGGCACCCGGCACACGGCGACGAGGTCCAAGCTGGCGTCGAGGTCGGTGTCGCGTACCTCGAAGTCCGCCGGCGCGACCGCGTGCACCGTGCGGCGCAGCCAGCCCGGCCACCGCCCGGGTTCGCGAGCCGCCAGCAGCTCCGGCAGCGGGCATGCGGCCGCGGCCTCGACGCCGGCCAGCCACCGTCCGTGGTGGACGCCGAGCATCCGTTCCATCACGAGTCCGGCGTCGGTCAGCTCGTCGGCCAGCTCGGCGGCGGTGAACTCGCGGGTGTGGAACGGGTTGACCGGCACGTCGCTGCCAGGCGTGAAGGTCAGCCGGTTCGGCGTCGCGATTACGACCGTGCCGTCCGGACGTGTCACCCGTCGCAGCGAGCGCAGGTAGCCCGGGATGTCGTAGAGGTGCTCGATGACCTGGAACGACACGGTCAGGTCGACCGCGTCGTCGGCCAGGGGCAGGGCCATCAGTTCGGCGGCGTGGACCTCGACGGCCGGGTGCTCGGCTGCGTGGGTGGCGGCGACGTGGGCGACCACCGTCGGGTCCAGGTCGACGCCGACGACCCGGTGGGCGCCGGCCGCGGCCAGCATGCTCAGCCCGTAGCCCTCGCCGCAGCCGGCGTCGAGCACGACCGGCGCGCACCCGCGGGCGACCAGGTCAACGGCGAGGTCGTAGGCCACGACGTGCCGCTGGAACCAGTAGTTCTCGTCCGGGATGCCCGGCAGGGTCCGCTCACCGGTGAGCACCAGGCCGCCGGAGGCGTCCGAGATCGCCGCCGTGCCCGGAGGGACGGGGGCGGGCGGGGCAGGGTGCCGATGCGCGCGAGCCATGTCGGCGAGCCTACGGTGGGCCCGGGTCCGCTCCGGCATCGGTCCTCGCGCCGCGGCGGCGGCACGACGGGCCCCCGAACCGACGGGCTCGGCGATTTGACTTTGAGCGTCCGCTCCAATTCGATCGCTCGCGAGAGATCACCTGGCAGCACCGCGCCGCCATGTTCGGTGGTGCGCCGGACCACGAGAGGGAAGCGCGTAGATGAAGGTCATCGTCCCGGTCAAGCGCGTGCCGGACACGGCAGGCGAGAAGAACATCGACCCGAACGACAAGACCGTGGATCGGGACGGGATCGAGTCGGTCCTGTGCCCGATCAACGAGTTCTCGATCGAGGAGGCGGTGCGGCTCAAGGAGTCGGCGGGTGCCGAGGTGAAGGTCCTGCTGATGGGGCCGGAGTCGGCGCAGCCGATCGTGCGAAAGGCACTGTCGTACGGGCTGGACGGCGCGGTGCAGATCACCGATGACGCGCTGGCCGGCTCGGACGCGATCGGCACCGCGAAGGCGATCGCGGCGGCGCTGCAGAACGAGGAGTTCGACCTGGTGATCTTCGGCAACCAGGCCACCGACGCGCGCACCTGCGTGGTCCCGGCCGCGGTCGCGGAGATCCTCGGGCTGCCCTCGCTGACCTACGCCCGCCACCTCGAGGTCGACGGCGACAAGGTCGTCGTGCACCGCGAGCACGAGGAGGGCTACGACGTGGTGGAGTCGACGCTGCCGGCCGTCGTGTCGGTTGTGGAGGCGATCAACGAGCCGCGCTACCCGTCGTTCAAGGGGATCATGGCCGCCAAGTCCAAGCCGCTGGAGGTCAAGTCGGCGGCCGACATCGGGCTGGACACGTCCGAGGTCGGACAGGCCAACGCCTGGGCGGTGTTGACCGAGTTCGAGCAGCGGCCCCCGAAGGAGGCCGGGACGATCGTCGAGGACGACGGCTCCGGGTCCGCGGCGACGCAGCTGGCCGACTGGATGCAGGCCAAGAAGTTCGTCTGATCCGGGTTGCGGCCGCTTCCGCAGCGACGGAGTGGGTCCACGAGCTCGGGTGGGCCCGAACGGTCAGCGGCCGCGCGACATGCCCGGTGAAGATCGGGCGGCAACGTCAGAGAGGGAAGAGACTTCCATGGGTGAGCTGCTCGTACTGATCGACCATTCCGAGGGCCAGCCGCGCAAGCTGTCCCTGCAGATGCTCACGGCCGCCAACCAGGTCGCGGCCCAGACCGGCGACACCGTCTCGGCGGTGTGGCTGGGCGAGGGTGCCAGCGCCGGGGCCGAGGTCGTGGGCCGCTACGGCGCGACCAAGCTGTACGCCTGGGACTCGCCGGACGCGCTCGGCTACGTCACGCTGCCGCAGGTCGAAGCCCTGCAGCAGGTGATGGAGAGCGCCGGTGCGCAGATCCTGTTCTTCGCGTCGACGAACCTGGTCAAGGACGTCGCCGCGCGGCTGGCCATCCGCGTCGACGGTGGCGTGATCACCGACGCCACCAACGTCGAGGTGGTGGACGGCAAGATCCAGGCCACCAAGGAGATCTTCGGTGGCGAGCTGATCACGAAGTGCACCTTCGCGGACGGCAAGAAGCAGCTGGTCGGGATCTCCAACAACGCGTTCCCGGCCGAGGAGACCGGTGGCGGTGCGGCCGAGGTCGTGAACCTCGACGTGTCGCTGTCGGACACGGCGACCGCGGCGCGGGTCACCAGCGTGGAGAAGCAGGTCACGGCGGACCGGCCCGACATCGCCGAGGCCGCGATCGTGGTGTCCGGTGGGCGTGGGCTGGGCGACGAGAAGGGCTTCGAGCTGCTCGAGCAGCTCGCGGACCTGATGGGCGCCGGGGTCGGCGCGTCGCGCGCCGCGACCGACGCGGGCTGGTACCCGCACCGCTACCAGATCGGCCAGACCGGCCGGACCGTGTCGCCGATGCTCTACATCGGGTCGGGCATCTCCGGTGCCATCCAGCACCGGGCCGGGATGCAGACCTCCCAGAACATCGTCGCGATCAACAAGGACGCCGAGGCGCCGATCTTCCAGATCGCGGACTTCGGCATCGTCGGCGACCTCTACACCATCGTGCCCAAGCTGATCGAGGAGATCCAGGCACGCAAGGGCTGACGAACGTTCTGCTGGTCCCTGTCGGCGGGCGCCTCCGTGCAACGCGGGGGCGCCCGCCTCGTTGTGTCACCTGACCGCCGCGCTCGCTCGGACGGCAGGAGGTGGCGATGACCTGGGATCGACGCGACGACGCCGAACAGCGACGGGTGCTCGAGCGGACGTTGGGGGACTGGCTGCCGCTGACGCTCGCCGCCACGCCGTTCTGGCGCGCGGCCGCGGACCAGCTCGGTCTGGCCGCACCGGAGGCCCGCGACCTGGCCGCCCTGGCCCGCTTGCCGGCCGTCCGTGAACTCGACCTGGTGGCCGACGATCCGGCCGGGGCGGGGGCGGTGCTCGCGCCCACCGAGGACCAGGTGAAGGCGCATGCGCCCGCGTCGTCACTGCGCGAGATGGCCGTGGCGCTGCGCGGCCGCGGCGCCGACGGTGGCCGTCAGGTGCTGCGCCAGACCTACCGTCCGTTGCACCTGCAGACGGCCGGGGCGCACGGCAGCTTCCTGGTGGCGTCGTCCCGCAGCGATCTCGACCGCATGCACCGGGCCGGAGCGCGCGCGGCCGCGGTCGCCGGCCTGCGAGACGACGACGTGCTGGTCTCGGCGCTGCGGTGCGGGCCGACGGGCGCCCACGTCGGCGTGACCCACCTCGCCATGGGCGCGGGCCTCACGGCCGCGCACCCGCGGACCGGCGACGCACTCGACGAGGTGGTCCGCGCGGTGGGCGTGCTGTCGCCCAGCGTGTTGGTGGTGGCCGTCGAGGAGGCGACCGCCCTGGCCGAGGAACTGCGTGCGGCCCGCGTGCCAACATCGTCGCTACGGCGCGTGCTGGTGTACGGCCCACCACCGGACGAGGCGGGACGCGAGGCGATCGTCGGCGCGTTCGCGGTCGGTGGCGCCAGCGTCGCCGTGCGCGCGATCTGGGCGCCGTCCGAGGCGCGGGCGCTGTGGGCCGAGTGCGCCCCCGGCTCCGGTCTGCACACCTACCCGGACCTGGCGTACCTCGAGGTGGTCGACCCGCTCACGGGCGCCCCGACGGACGGTGACGGCGACCTGGTCCTGACCAGCGTCGGCTGGCACGGCACGGTGCTGCTGCGCTACCGCACCGGGGCCTGGGTCGACGCGCCCGCGACCGAACCCTGCCCCCAGTGCGGCCGTACGGTGCCACGACTGGTGGGGCAGGTCGACCCGAGCGCCTGGCAGCTCGCGTACGCCGCCGCGAACGGGCCGCGGGTCGTCGACCTTCGAGGGGTCGCCACCGCACTGGAGCGGGCGCCCGGGATCGCGGCCTGGCGTGCGGAGCTCCACCCGCCGGCCGACGACACCGGCGTCGACCGGCTCCGTGTCGTGCTGGCCGGCGAGCCGGCCGCCGACGTCGCGGTCCTGGCGGACCGGGTCGGGGCGGCCTGCGGCATGCCGACCGAGGTCGGCGTGGCCGCTACCGCCGCCGCGGTCGCCGCCGAGGTCGACCGCGTCGGCGGGGTGTTCGCGGACCTGCGGTGAGGGGCGAGACCGCATCG
The sequence above is a segment of the Egicoccus sp. AB-alg2 genome. Coding sequences within it:
- a CDS encoding 1,4-alpha-glucan branching protein domain-containing protein — encoded protein: MSGEFALVLHTHLPHLKGHGVWPVGEEWLFQAWAGSWLPVTRMLERLADDGHRDVLTLGVTPLAAHQVRDPRLARDLGTWLGGQMWRSEEQRWHTDMGPEVVELATFYWRHFADLLAYHQDVEARGGLTAVWADLAARGVVQLLGGPATHPYLPLVADPTLIDAQLASGLGDHAGWAPAPSRGLWVPEMGYRPRGPVGDPTAAPVRVDRYGTPTLPPRGPALPGLEEHYAAHGIDHVLIDTATLWAGEGRPGRDWTANEVLASGEYADLPALHEGVLIGDGEVAAFARDLNVGCHVWSAAAGYPADVWYRDYFAHGTFGTHPSWRVTDRSLPPDAKQPYVPAAAAERVEAHAQHFHGELRRTLADRPGGVVVCAYDTELFGHWWFEGPAWLEAVLRRVATDPELRTTTLASRRERHPPTRRLRLPESSWGHAKSHASWVADTTRPMWQAIDEAIATARAALAGGRGRPEAREQVARELALLMTSDWPYMVLRGNAAGYAEERVRGHADALANLCRLIEEGRDDVPEVTRLAAVDDAPRDVSAFLAALDPSTAPAAAG
- a CDS encoding electron transfer flavoprotein subunit beta → MKVIVPVKRVPDTAGEKNIDPNDKTVDRDGIESVLCPINEFSIEEAVRLKESAGAEVKVLLMGPESAQPIVRKALSYGLDGAVQITDDALAGSDAIGTAKAIAAALQNEEFDLVIFGNQATDARTCVVPAAVAEILGLPSLTYARHLEVDGDKVVVHREHEEGYDVVESTLPAVVSVVEAINEPRYPSFKGIMAAKSKPLEVKSAADIGLDTSEVGQANAWAVLTEFEQRPPKEAGTIVEDDGSGSAATQLADWMQAKKFV
- a CDS encoding electron transfer flavoprotein subunit alpha/FixB family protein; translation: MGELLVLIDHSEGQPRKLSLQMLTAANQVAAQTGDTVSAVWLGEGASAGAEVVGRYGATKLYAWDSPDALGYVTLPQVEALQQVMESAGAQILFFASTNLVKDVAARLAIRVDGGVITDATNVEVVDGKIQATKEIFGGELITKCTFADGKKQLVGISNNAFPAEETGGGAAEVVNLDVSLSDTATAARVTSVEKQVTADRPDIAEAAIVVSGGRGLGDEKGFELLEQLADLMGAGVGASRAATDAGWYPHRYQIGQTGRTVSPMLYIGSGISGAIQHRAGMQTSQNIVAINKDAEAPIFQIADFGIVGDLYTIVPKLIEEIQARKG
- a CDS encoding class I SAM-dependent methyltransferase: MARAHRHPAPPAPVPPGTAAISDASGGLVLTGERTLPGIPDENYWFQRHVVAYDLAVDLVARGCAPVVLDAGCGEGYGLSMLAAAGAHRVVGVDLDPTVVAHVAATHAAEHPAVEVHAAELMALPLADDAVDLTVSFQVIEHLYDIPGYLRSLRRVTRPDGTVVIATPNRLTFTPGSDVPVNPFHTREFTAAELADELTDAGLVMERMLGVHHGRWLAGVEAAAACPLPELLAAREPGRWPGWLRRTVHAVAPADFEVRDTDLDASLDLVAVCRVPA